GAAAACTCCGACATGAACGATTTGCTGATAAAGGATTCGATCTACAACGCAACCGGTCTAGCGGCATTCATTCTGTTTGATGAGGTATGTATGTAGTTGTAATGCCTGTGATCCGTGGCTGGCCAGCAAGGTGTATGTTTCTCTTTTCCCACCTATTTGGAAAACGGACACGTCGCGTGTCACTTGTTGGGTACGTGAGTTGCGATAACGTTTCTTCCATACAGCCGGGACTGATAATGATTTGCCGGGTAATGTGGTGTTTGGCTTGCGTCGATTGTTTTTTATAAGGaatgaaatagtttaaatttattcgcAATTCTCATTAGCTATGTTCGATGCCATTTATATAGTTCTTTGAGCTTCGTGAATGACTCTGAATCTCTGTTctaatttatgcatttttttggcTTCATTTGCCAATCGACTGCGAAGGTGTGATAATAAATCTATGAGGATATATGAATCCTGAAGAAGGGCTTAGAATctatgaatattaaaaaaaatttcatgattttgggaaTGACTCTTTTCATAAGGttaattaagcacaacaccgATATTTTGTTTCCCGAAGTAATCTCGAGCTTTATCTGATTTAGCCCTTATTTTAAACTCTGATCAGTTGATTACAATATATTTGAACTCAAGAGGCTGCAATTCCCTCGAATAATGTGTAAATAATGACGAGCTGAGGGAAAAGGGAACATAGATTATTGTAAATCGTTGGCAACAGCATGGTTCTCTAGCCAAGCAACGATGGCGTGTGCGGTTATTTACCTTTGATAAATAGGTTCACCATTTGTACCCGATTTTACACGATCGATAGATCGCGCGTTTCGGTGCTGGCGgtatgcgtgtgttggtgaagTTTACAATTTCACTAGCACTACTTACATTCTGGAGCCATTCGGTAGAAATCAGGCTATCCCTCAATGTGATTAGAAGCTTTTGTTTGCACCCTGGATCGATGTGTACCTTCGATTCGACGGAGAACGTTTGCGTCCCATTTAGTTAGCGCTGATGCCCGGTTACGTTCGGGTGCTTGTCCTGAAGTGTTCTTGTGCACAcgggtgtgcgttttttttaatgtagtAAGGAGAgtaatttttcgttttataaaCGATTTTGTAGCAGTGAACGTAATATTTGAACGTGACTATGCATATATCTGCACGACGGGTCTGTTTGCTGGCGTATATTAGCAAAGGCTAAGGTAATGTAGATTGGAAGCTTTGTTTTTAACCTAAGAAAAGGACACATGGATCCTCCTCGATCTGTAGCTATTTGTGAAGGTAGCGGATGGAAAGttatgtgagtgtgtttttgtctTATATTTTTAGGTTAACTTTGACGAATGGTTCTCTCGGCAGCTGCTCGAGGAACTCAAGTTTAAATCCCACAACTTCCGCATCATCCGCAAGCGCATCATCTGGCTTGTCGGGCAATGGACCTGCGTTAAGTTCTCGAAAGCGTTACGCCCTCAAGTGTACCAAGCGTGTTTGGAGCTGCTGCAACCCTCAGAGGATTTGGCCGTTCGTTTGACTGCTTCCAAGTAAGGCATAAATATTAGGCAATTACATCGTTATTacatcgttattttttttacttttacatGTACCTTACGCAGAAGCCTTCGCAGCATCATGGATGACTTTGAGTTTGTGGCCGAGCAGTTTCTGGAGTTTCTCGAACCGACGATCGCGTTGCTGTTCGGGCTGCTGAAGGAAGCGGTTGAGTGTGAAACGAAAATGACCATACTGTACGTAATGACGATCATCATCGAAAAGATGTCCATGTCCATACGGATCGATGTGCAGAGCCTGGTGCAGTATTTACCGCTGCTATGGGAAGAAAGCCGCGAACACAATATGCTACGCTGTGCAATTATTTCCACTTTGGTGAGTGACCACTTGCGagttttttaattcattctttctaacacatgtttttttttcgtcgtttcgttgtttttagTTGCAAATCATAAAAGCCTTGTACGAAATACCGTCGTCGGAACCGATCGTTACATTTATCTATCAGATCATAGAGATGAGCACGAATGTAAACGAACCGTCGCACGTGTATCTGCTGGAGGAAGGACTGGAACTGTGGGTTGTGGTTGTACACTACAGTCGCACGATGAACCAGGAGTTGCTTAATCTGTGTGAAAATTTAATACCTCTAATACGTAAGTGAACACAAAACTCAGACCGGTAAATCGTAAGAAATATGGTAACGTTTATTCCATAACGTTTCAGAGCAATCATCTAGCAATATGAACATATGTTTGGCGATAGTGCAGGCGTACGTGTTTCTCGGTGCAGAAGTATTTCTTCCAAGGTACGGTCAGGAGATTGTCAAGACGTGCCAATACCTATTGACGGATTTACGCGCGGACGGCGTGGTGCTGATAAACCGCTTCTTCCTCACGCTGCTACAGACGGTTCCAAAGTTTGCCATGGATTTGCTTCGGCCGTATCTGGTGGAGGTGTTTCGGTATGTAAATTAGCATATTGTTCATTGTTTCATCGCCTTtaatacgtgtgtgtgtgtgtgtattctcTCATTTCTCCTACGCAGATCATactaccaacaaacaaacttccCGCAAGTGTTGCAGATGTACCTGCAGATCATGTCGCGCGTGTTGGTAAACGATCAGGTAACGTTCAGTGTCGTACTTTCCGAAACGGGGGCACAGGATGCGCTGGAAAAAATACTGACCGCTTGGCTGGAGGATATGCGGCGGGTAACGGCACTGGAGGAACGTAAGCTGCTAGCGTTGGCCTTGAGCAGTTTGTTGACTGTTTCGAACGAGGTGATTTTTAAGAACTTTGCCGGCATCATTACGAATGTTACCGAGGTGCTGAACGATGTAATGTGCTGTCAGGATACGTTAGTGGAGTAAGTGACGGGAAGGGTGGGATAAGTGTGAAAACTCCTTTACTCAACGTTAACGATCATCGTTACCCATTGCATTCCAGCTCGCTAGTCATCGATGACGAAAACAAGGACAATATAGGCGTGACCCTGTTCGGGTATGGGTTTATCGATTCCGATATGGTACAGGACGAAACGCCCCATTTTAGCCGCTGTAGAGCGTTCTGCATACACGACCCGGTGCATGTGATTGTGCTGAAAGACTATCTACAGAATCAGGTAATGTAGTAGTGGCCCTTTGCAAATATGCCGCACGCTTATGCTGTGGCAACCGTTCGATTTCtaactttttgttgttgtcgtttttagCTTGTAGTACTGAAAAACACAATCGGCGACGAACGATACCAATCGCTGATGACATCCGTCGATTTGCAAACGCTGAAGGAGTTGAACAACTTCGTGGTGCTCGGGATCGAACTGACGGCCGGTATAGACAATGGTGCATAGCCTGAATCGGGCCAACTGGCCTCCCGCTATGCAACTTCCACACGCTTTAGGCGTTGTACGCTACGATCATGATATATCGCATCGCTGTGCAGCTAGAATGAAATTCCCTTCCACGTACACAATCCACATAAGCACGTGTATTGCTGCGCTGGTCCCGTTTGTGCGCGAGTATGCATTCTCTCGCTTCGGTGGTTCGTGCCGTGATGGTGTAGGTGTGTGCACACCATAATTCTCTGGGATTTTTGACTAATTTATATTTGAACTGCTTATAACACACACCCCGATATTATTATTAGCCTCTCATCTTTCTGGACTGGTTTGTGttaaatattgaattatttaataaattgcaCGTCCCCATTTGTCGATGGTAACTGCTAGCGATGGAGCGCGTGTACTTCCTGTGCGCTGTGGCTTCTAAACCGTGCTGCTACagttgtttaaatgtttctaCAGCCACCAAGGAAAGTACCAGAACAAAAGTTGTTTACAAACGTTACGCCGGTCAGTTATGGAGATTAGAGATGATATCACAAACTGTTGATTCTTTTCCGATGTAATTATGTAATGTAACGTACGTACGCCATTTAATTGAGCTTCGATTGAATATTATTGCAACACACATTGCAGTCTGAGAAAATGCACTCTTTAtagtaatatttttatcatttactgGATGTATACTTCCAACAATATGTATGGAAAAAGGCGGATAAATAAAAGAGAAGCACGTGCGTAGTTACGCGTTTTCGTGAAAAGGACACTTTTAAATGTAACACGTGGTTTTGGGTCATTCTATGCCTTCTCGTCCTTCTAGTGGTGCGACCCAGTTGAAACGGGTAGGAATGTTGATAAAGGAAAGCACGTGCTTCCGCGGCAAGCgaattgttttgtaaacaaacgcATGCGCACCAAACTTTCGGGAGTGTACCGGGAGAGCTTTGGTGCTTTCTGGTCGAGAGATGTTCTCATCGTGGTGGTGcttatcgatttttctctaTTCTCACCCGCTACACGGGAGTGTACCGTTTTGATGCTGGATTTTCCTTCCTGCAGCATCCGTTCCGAGGTTTTTTCACCACAAACAGCACCGATGGGCGTGCTGGATAGTTAGAAAACGGGTCAAACGTGTGAACTGCACTACGGTTTTAACCTGTGATGAGCAGAAGTGTTTGTGATTAGTGTGCAGTAAAGGAATCGCAAAATGAAGCTGATATCCACCGAATTTTGCATCAAAATGTTGAATGCGAAAGTGTTGCTGCTTTGTCTGGTCGCGTCAAGCTCAGCGCAGGGTAGGTCAACCGTAATGCTGGGCGTGTAAAGGCTTTGCTCTAAGTTTGGCAAGCAAACACACCAGTGgcaaacaatacacacaacaTGAAAaccttttcgttttccttccgTAGCATCGGTTGCTCATATCGAAGCGAACCCGGACGCCAAAAGACTGTACGACGATCTGCTTAGCAATTACAACCGCCTGATACGGCCCGTGGTGAATAACACCGAAACGCTGACCGTGTGGCTCGGGTTGAAGCTGTCACAGCTAATTGAAGTGAGCCTGCGAAATCAGGTAATGACCACGAATCTGTGGGTGAAGCAGAAATGGTTCGACTACAAGCTCCGGTGGGATCCGGAGGAGTACGGTGGCGTGGAGATGCTGTACGTCCCATCGGAACAGATCTGGCTGCCTGACATTGTGCTGTACAATAACTGGGATGGCAACTACGAGGTGACGCTCATGACGAAGGCAACACTGAAGTACACCGGGGAGGTATTTTGGGAACCGCCGGCAATCTACAAATCATCCTGCGAGATGAACGTCGAGTACTTCCCGTACGACGAACAGACGTGCCTGATGAAGTTTGGCTCATGGACGTACAACGGTGCACAGGTGGAACTGCGTCATCTAGACCAGGTACTTGGGCGTACGGTAGGGTGTGAACTTACTTCCCCTTACTGAATAAGTGAAAATCTTTCTGTTCCAGATCCCCGGCAGTAATCTCGTGCAGATTGGGATTGATTTGAGTGAGTTTTACCTTTCGGTCGAATGGGACATCCTGGAAGTTCCGGCTAGTCGCAATGAGGAATATTATCCTTGCTGTCCAGAACCGTTCTCAGGTGTGTGCAGAAGAAGGAGAACTTCTTCCAAAAATGTGCGTTGTTTCAATTGCTCATGCTTTGCTTTTTCCTTTATCCGCCAGACATCACGTTCAAACTTACGATGAGGAGGAAAACACTATTCTACACGGTCAACCTGATCATACCTTGCGTTGGTATCACGTTCCTGACGGTGCTGGTGTTCTATCTGCCGAGTGATTCGGGCGAGAAGGTACGCAATTTCCATTGGCACGAACATTGGCTCCgtacagttttgttgttgttgtttcatccATTGTCCATACACTTCCGCCTCGGAGCGTTGTTGAGTGAAGTGTTTTGAAGTGaatcgtacacacacacacaaaaatcgagcaagaaaaaagaaccaaaaGGACAATCAATCGGTTTCAACTTCAACGTGCACTTGTACACTTTCTCCTTTTcaaccgattttttttttcgcccaatAGGTCACGCTTTGCATCTCGATTTTGGTGTCACTGACTGTGTTCTTTCTGCTGCTGGCCGAAATCATCCCTCCGACATCGCTGGCCGTGCCACTGTTGGGCAAGTATCTGCTCTTCACGATGATCCTTGTATCGTTATCGGTTTGGACGACCGTCTGCGTGCTCAACGTCTGGTACAGGTAAGCATCGATTGTCTTGAAGAAGTCGGAGCAATTGTAACCAATTTTGAGGATGCCTTGCTCCCATTTAAAATGGCAATTGAAAATTGAGGGTAATGAAATGTATAAGGACGAGACTTGCAATTGTCAGAGATACAGGCATTTTAGGAGAACTGTCCTAATAGATGTCCATCATGCTAAAAATGTTGTGCTATTTTTGGGTAAAGGACATGCCTAAGTTAATAcatgttttaaacatttaagcGTCGATCTGAGATGACTTCATTACATTCTTGGCTAGATAGGCATCTCAGGCCCCGAGAACCCCGGTTTCCCGAAGTACCTGGTTGTATTAACGAACGGCCGTTTCGGGCAAATGGGATTCCCATAGTGTCGTGGGGACCAGTAGTGTAAAGGGCTCCTGATTCCAAATCTTGCAGCAAAccgataaaaaaattatcgggTAAGTTGATGAGTAGTTGACTCATAATGTGACCTGGTGGTCCCTGGGTCCCTCAACTAACTTTCCATTTAGGACCTCCAAGGAGCTTGATCCGCCTCGGATACAACTACATCTGCGCTAAGATTCCTCAGATTAGAGTAGCTGAGACCGATTCAAGCTGTGTTCTCGGTACCAGGCGGAAATATCAAGTTGATATTGTCAACTCTCATCACTCTTATCATACGTCCCCTGGCTGTGTGGATGCTAATGGAAGGGCCCTATACCAGTCTACAGAAGCCTTCCTAGTCTAGTGGGTTCATAGTTCATAGTGGCTCCTCCATTCTCGTTTCATACAAAATCACGGGAAAATCGGGTTGGATTGAGGTAGTTTCCTTATTCTGTAAAGTTCCTGATTCCTTGCAAGACAAGCAATAGGAATCTTTGAGGCTAATAGTTGAGACCAGTAAGTCAACTTATATCCTAGTACAAATCTCAACAACCAGTCTGTCGTTGGTGGTGTCTTTTGACCCATGCGAAGAGAAGTTTGAGCATCTTCAATCACATGAAATCCTATGAAGCGGTGAACCTACGGATCACTTTCATAGAGGACATGGAGAGTGGGAAATGTTTAGGCAGTTGCTATATGAATAGTTAGAGGTGAACTTTAAAAAGATCTGTTTTATACAACCGAATTGTGTTGTCTAGGATTTCTTCAATTTGGACTGTGTTTGCCCTTCAGAAGTTTTATATACAGTCAGGTTCAAATGTTTCCCGGTGATTTTCTGCATTAGCCAGCCATTTGCATATCATATATACAGTTGAAGGACACTGGCCCAACATATAATGCGGCCCACGGAAGCCCGGAGTGGAAGCCGGAGAAACCCACCCTAAACCGAAATCTAATGTTAATATtatgttttgcaacaaaacagcgTGATGCCATATAAAAATTGATCATTACCACAAGAAAGAagtttaaattacattttactgCAGAATCCCCACCGACGGTGCATaaagttattgaaaaatttaataccAACCATTCTGGGTTGTAAATTTTCGTCCATCATCACCATATCAATAAACCCCTCACACCTCTTAACCGTAACACAGGAATGTCAGCGAATCCTCATGGGAAaacgataaataatttaataaagtcCCGATTTCAGGCAGCTGTAATTATATGCATGCGTAGTAATGTGACGATGGCACATGTAATTTACAGCATCATCCAAACAGTCGGCCACTGCCGGCTACCGGCGCGCGTCCATTCCATGTGAGTGGTTGTACGTACCGGCCCATGTCGGGGACAAATTTATGACGCCTGCGGGTTCCACATTAGTGGGTGCCGAGTAGAGCCATAAAGTCGATGGTTGTGTTTCTTCCCATAAAAAAGTGGACattatttttccacctttcgtgtatgtatgtgtgcgtgtgtgtttttttgttatttgtttcctGCGGTCAACCACTGACCATAGGGCAATGTATATTAAAATTATGCTTCCCCTCCATTAAAACGGAATGTGTACTGGCCGTAGCTTTAAGATTTTAACGGCGAGGTTGCGAGTTACGTACCTCGGGATCACACTACTAACCCTTATGGGTGGTACGCATTGCACACACGCGACACGTACGCCACACTTGCTGGCGAGTAACGTAATTAACACTTGTTACTTCCTGCGGCCGAGGGCCACACGTCATGGCGTCATGGTGGGGAAAGTGTTGAAACCGGCACAGTACCATCACACATCCATCATGTGTGTGGTCGACCATGTTCGACGATCCTTACGATCGGCCAGCGAAGATGCCGCCGACCTTGACTCGAACGCCCATCGCAGTCGTAATCCTTTGCAGCACGTCGTGTGGAAGTtaaggcttttttttaatgtgccaAACCGAGGCGCGATTGAACGACGGACGAATGCGTTAAGGATGTTCGGAGTTACGGCTTTTATGGCGGTTGggtgttttattcatttctccGCAAGTTCTATCTACTGACacgttctgtgtgtgttttttttgctttccagcAATCCTTTCGGGTATTCGATCACGATACTTTGCGTGTTTTGTAGGAACTGCTTGAATAAGGCACAGTTaaaggggaagggggggaggggggggggggggcttatGAGTTTTGAAGGCTAAGCGCTTGGCGTTGAATGTCTTCATACCTTTTATCGGGGATGCGATGTCTACGCTTGATGGCCATTGCCGGGGGTGACCTCAATGAGCGTGTAGGCGCACACGGTGTGTGTACAGACACACTGCACACCCTTCAAAGGGGTTGGGATGAGTTAAACCCTGCACCCATAACCATCAATTCAATCTTCCGCTTGCAGGAGCACATCGACACATAAAATGTCACCCTTCGTCCGGAGGCTGTTTCTGGAGATAATGCCCAAGATCTTGATGATGCGCCGGGCAAAGTACACGCTGCCGGATTACGACGATTCAACGCCCAGCAATGGCTACacgaacgaaatcgaaatgaGGTAAGTTGGCCCGGCAGCCCGGGGGAACTGTATCACGGTACGCAGGCTGATATCGGATTTAGCGCGAGCGCTGAGTGACAAATGATGGTCCCCAGCAGTCCGGTCGTAAAATTTGATCCGCATTTCGGCCCTTATCGGTGGGTGTGTCTAGGTTACCGTTTCCTTtcgggtattttttttttcctgccaaTTTTTCGTTAttatcttttccctttttttcttatcaatgCAATGCGCAAGCAAAAGCGATCGGCCCGAGaagcgtgtttttgtttggcagcCGACAGTGAAACATGTAACGTTCCGAACCACGTTCTAGTTACCATCCGGCGGGAATCGGTAATCAGCATGCAGCGCCATGTTTTCCTCCACCCAGCTCACGCACACAAATCTCGTTCGATGCAATTTTGCCGTGTACTGTTTTAATGTgccggttgggttttttttttggtgtccattttttccttcgctgtgAAAACAACTGCTCCGGGGAAGCGACAATTCGAGTGAACTGGCACGGCGGCACGGCTTGAGACGGCTCGTTTGCTAATGATCATTATCGTTGTCGTAACCGTTAATTGAGTTTAATGTTCGATGATCCATAAAATGTGTCATCGTTATCGGGGGCAGCCCATCGCGGCTGGAGTGGATGGAGTTATTTTCTGTTAATAAAGAAATTAGTCCATGAGCGATAGGCGAAAGATGCTGTTTTGCCATTTCGGATGTGTGCATCGGAAGGGTGGGAAAACTGTGTCGAGAGTAGCACAAAAATTCAATCGACCATATTTCCGGTACGGTACGGAGTGTGAAGGTGAAAACAGTAGATGTCTGTTATTGTTATCGCTTAGGAATTCGCATCCTTTGCCGGTGTGTTTGCTGGCTAGGAACTGGGTTTAttgtagtgatgggaaatggatggaatggaaCGGATTACTTATCGATCGTTCCTTTCGCAACTTCTAACTTTTTTTGCTCGGTTCTGGTATACTTTTCTAGGCCACTcactgcaacaaacaaacatcttgtgtttttttgtaacaaaagaTGCGTATAGAACTTTTTGAAGCTCTGCGTTGATAAGTATTAGATTAAAATAAGAATGCGTAAATACGGTACAATAACCAGAATTCACCGAATAAATGATCTCGGTGAACACTATTGGAAGGCAAAGTCACTCTTTCGTGTAATATTGAAGAAATCGTAGGTCACATAAAATACCTTAAGgctaatatttaaatatttttaatatgtttatgCCGATCTCATGTGCGTAAAACGGCAATTTAGTTAGGTGAATACCAGAGTATTCTCGAATATGGTGTTCGATGGTTTGTTGCCCTTATGCCTGGACATTGGAGAATAGAGTAAATTCAATTTCGATCTCAGGCGAATCGAAATTATGCTTCGAAGTGTGAACTAATTTTTCAGGTCACATTCTTGCCAGGGTTAAGATTGTGGATGCACCATCCGTACTTGTAAAGGAAAGTAACTCAACCGAGTCTCTCAATAAAGCATAGAATAATTCATGATACTAGGCAGGGGTGGAGCATACACTAGCAAACTAACCGGTCACGGGGGCTTCTAGCCTTGCACACAAATAATACCTGAAGAGCCTGCCCAACTCCCAATCACCCTAAGAGGGCAATGACTGCCATTCTGCTTAGGGCCTCGAAGGAGCTTGATCTGCAATAAATGCGATACAAAACAACGAATACTCCAGCCATTATGACTGCAACATTCTAGGTTCTAGGACTTTATGGTACAGGGTGTTTCAGGAATTGACATAGTACTGATGAGGGATTGTAACAAGCTCGTGAAAGcaaatttttacaaaacaattgcTAAAGAGTATACTTACAGGCACTTTTGTTTTAAGAAATTAGAGAATTatttggaaaatgtgaaacTTAAGGATGAAGTGCATCAATGAGCTCAACAGAGAATGTCAAATCTAGTTGCCATTGTTCCGTTCGAGGAACGATACGATCCCAGCAGGCATTATTTGGGAATGCCCATCACTAGTAGGAAGCCAATTTCTGTCAATTTCAACTCTACCTGTACACAATTAAtaattcttatttatttatcgatTGTCTGTACCCAGCTTTGATTCCTTAGAATAATACAAAATCAGAACCCCACAATCAAATAATTGGTAAAGACATACA
This region of Anopheles marshallii chromosome 2, idAnoMarsDA_429_01, whole genome shotgun sequence genomic DNA includes:
- the LOC128719967 gene encoding importin-11 produces the protein MSAESAVYEALQYACSQDAQMLKPAEQKLAEWEIQPGFHLTLVNIFSNQSLDGGVRWMASLYFKNGVLKYWRQSAPNAISREEKQEIKRLLLMKFNEPVQQIAVQIAVLIANISRYEGPQEWKELIPTVVKAVQSEDMIVQHRGLLVLLHIVKVLCSKRIPRDRQQFQTVAVTWYDFVLNLWEGFTQLFFTNICEQNCAIEVCSANLEKAIFSLRILKKLTIYGIVDPLKSEGCMMLIRMMFQRLKDLLECRMRVKRMLREAESNATPGTMNNEAIEMMRKVSGNLDKFIVKHMKFLNLFYDTHPDVFSSFVPISFEFCFNYVFHEGTNLIFEDNVITFPNFAIQCLCLLKGILSPSTVNLDLIPRAANHLAGEAKERVNSAKMDFFTCERLSYILEKLIMHYFLLTPDEFEQWDTDPEAYTSDEGGDSWKYNLRSSAEAFYMILFQKFSVTMIEELRKYILKSQSITITENSDMNDLLIKDSIYNATGLAAFILFDEVNFDEWFSRQLLEELKFKSHNFRIIRKRIIWLVGQWTCVKFSKALRPQVYQACLELLQPSEDLAVRLTASKSLRSIMDDFEFVAEQFLEFLEPTIALLFGLLKEAVECETKMTILYVMTIIIEKMSMSIRIDVQSLVQYLPLLWEESREHNMLRCAIISTLLQIIKALYEIPSSEPIVTFIYQIIEMSTNVNEPSHVYLLEEGLELWVVVVHYSRTMNQELLNLCENLIPLIQQSSSNMNICLAIVQAYVFLGAEVFLPRYGQEIVKTCQYLLTDLRADGVVLINRFFLTLLQTVPKFAMDLLRPYLVEVFRSYYQQTNFPQVLQMYLQIMSRVLVNDQVTFSVVLSETGAQDALEKILTAWLEDMRRVTALEERKLLALALSSLLTVSNEVIFKNFAGIITNVTEVLNDVMCCQDTLVDSLVIDDENKDNIGVTLFGYGFIDSDMVQDETPHFSRCRAFCIHDPVHVIVLKDYLQNQLVVLKNTIGDERYQSLMTSVDLQTLKELNNFVVLGIELTAGIDNGA
- the LOC128710343 gene encoding acetylcholine receptor subunit beta-like 2 isoform X1, with product MKLISTEFCIKMLNAKVLLLCLVASSSAQASVAHIEANPDAKRLYDDLLSNYNRLIRPVVNNTETLTVWLGLKLSQLIEVSLRNQVMTTNLWVKQKWFDYKLRWDPEEYGGVEMLYVPSEQIWLPDIVLYNNWDGNYEVTLMTKATLKYTGEVFWEPPAIYKSSCEMNVEYFPYDEQTCLMKFGSWTYNGAQVELRHLDQIPGSNLVQIGIDLSEFYLSVEWDILEVPASRNEEYYPCCPEPFSDITFKLTMRRKTLFYTVNLIIPCVGITFLTVLVFYLPSDSGEKVTLCISILVSLTVFFLLLAEIIPPTSLAVPLLGKYLLFTMILVSLSVWTTVCVLNVWYRSTSTHKMSPFVRRLFLEIMPKILMMRRAKYTLPDYDDSTPSNGYTNEIEMSVSDFPGEFKEGGDSFDNIGVNLSHGSVEAENVIPKQLSPEVLSAIQAVRFIAQHIKDADKDNEIVEDWKFVSMVLDRFFLWVFTISCIFGTFGIIFQSPSLYDTRAPVDQQLSEIPLRKNNFMLPPDIVRITLD
- the LOC128710343 gene encoding acetylcholine receptor subunit beta-like 2 isoform X2, whose protein sequence is MLNAKVLLLCLVASSSAQGRSTVMLANPDAKRLYDDLLSNYNRLIRPVVNNTETLTVWLGLKLSQLIEVSLRNQVMTTNLWVKQKWFDYKLRWDPEEYGGVEMLYVPSEQIWLPDIVLYNNWDGNYEVTLMTKATLKYTGEVFWEPPAIYKSSCEMNVEYFPYDEQTCLMKFGSWTYNGAQVELRHLDQIPGSNLVQIGIDLSEFYLSVEWDILEVPASRNEEYYPCCPEPFSDITFKLTMRRKTLFYTVNLIIPCVGITFLTVLVFYLPSDSGEKVTLCISILVSLTVFFLLLAEIIPPTSLAVPLLGKYLLFTMILVSLSVWTTVCVLNVWYRSTSTHKMSPFVRRLFLEIMPKILMMRRAKYTLPDYDDSTPSNGYTNEIEMSVSDFPGEFKEGGDSFDNIGVNLSHGSVEAENVIPKQLSPEVLSAIQAVRFIAQHIKDADKDNEIVEDWKFVSMVLDRFFLWVFTISCIFGTFGIIFQSPSLYDTRAPVDQQLSEIPLRKNNFMLPPDIVRITLD